A stretch of Trichocoleus sp. DNA encodes these proteins:
- a CDS encoding trypsin-like peptidase domain-containing protein has translation MTQAAGLNAQELIELIQNDPEVKQALLQALKDERKRKKSASTPTAGNDPIEPEPAEPEPIDATQAQFQKLMLEAIQQIAANSAEQKRTAAKIYRSVQNTQALAKEIRTVKKLGRDAKEVGEVAVLAIALTSFSLFVLVCTAIVLKNAVMDAIGSMNPFKSNSSTPAQWVNLDFPGIYDGGEVAGIPVTSNFGMRVHPLTGQDKMHEGADLGTDSGTPLYAPAAGTVTCNSDSSGYGTYAEMSLPNGDSILLGHLTDCIEGAATVGKTIATSGNSGGSTAPHLHLELHKAGQPVQPTIDVALGVTLGVDYLKVRELTAKYYGATVSQESGGSHEAQNDRTAASGLTQIMPENIPAWSQNALGRSVSQDEFLGSPDLQKNISLYKMAEGIAQQLKASNGDDNLTLRRMAATWYSGSPERERDYSPLPYPGEPSVGDYVDSVLAKIAGHLGTDAPVPPPSAKEELERVRAQQSQAIAPTSNPAQSVVCVEALKANGASEGCASGVVVGSGQVLTAYHVINQANGQAIPIHANGQILKATIARTDSTKDLALLQVEGLSLPAVAMGNNPTQGQALTIVGFPEAAGGQQVSKNTTVDDASTECGISIPCIGVAPGTLAPGFSGGAAFSNGQLIGMNRAIRKLDQVGVIVPIADVQQFLQP, from the coding sequence GTGACCCAAGCAGCAGGGCTAAACGCTCAGGAACTCATTGAACTTATCCAAAATGACCCTGAAGTAAAACAAGCCCTGCTGCAAGCGTTGAAGGATGAACGGAAGCGTAAAAAATCAGCCTCAACGCCAACAGCAGGGAACGACCCGATCGAACCAGAGCCAGCAGAACCAGAACCGATCGACGCAACGCAGGCTCAATTCCAGAAATTAATGTTGGAAGCCATCCAACAAATTGCCGCAAACTCAGCAGAGCAGAAACGCACCGCAGCAAAGATTTACCGCTCTGTTCAAAATACTCAGGCACTTGCAAAAGAGATTCGCACCGTTAAGAAATTGGGCAGAGATGCCAAGGAAGTTGGGGAAGTTGCAGTTCTGGCAATTGCCCTGACCAGCTTCTCGCTGTTCGTTCTGGTCTGTACCGCGATCGTGCTCAAGAACGCTGTGATGGATGCGATCGGTAGCATGAACCCGTTCAAGAGCAATAGCTCAACGCCTGCTCAGTGGGTGAACCTGGACTTCCCTGGCATTTATGACGGTGGAGAAGTTGCAGGAATCCCAGTTACGTCTAACTTTGGGATGCGAGTTCACCCGCTCACAGGTCAAGACAAGATGCACGAAGGCGCAGACTTGGGCACTGATTCAGGCACTCCGCTTTATGCGCCTGCTGCTGGCACTGTGACCTGCAACAGTGACTCGTCAGGCTATGGCACTTATGCAGAAATGAGTTTGCCCAATGGGGACAGCATTCTGTTGGGACACCTAACCGACTGTATTGAGGGAGCTGCCACCGTGGGAAAGACGATCGCCACATCGGGGAACAGCGGCGGCTCAACGGCTCCTCATCTGCATCTGGAATTGCATAAAGCAGGTCAGCCAGTTCAACCGACGATCGATGTGGCGTTAGGTGTGACTCTAGGAGTCGATTATCTGAAGGTTCGAGAGCTGACAGCGAAGTATTACGGCGCAACTGTTAGTCAGGAATCAGGCGGCAGCCATGAGGCACAGAACGATCGAACTGCTGCCAGTGGCTTAACTCAAATCATGCCTGAGAACATTCCTGCCTGGAGTCAGAACGCACTGGGGCGATCGGTGTCGCAGGATGAGTTCTTGGGCAGTCCTGATCTGCAAAAGAACATCAGCCTTTACAAGATGGCAGAGGGCATCGCGCAGCAGCTCAAAGCGAGCAATGGCGATGACAATCTGACACTCAGGAGAATGGCTGCAACTTGGTATAGTGGCAGCCCTGAACGAGAGCGTGACTATTCACCGCTGCCTTATCCCGGTGAACCATCTGTGGGTGATTATGTTGATTCCGTTCTTGCCAAGATTGCAGGGCATTTAGGAACGGATGCCCCCGTCCCCCCACCTTCAGCGAAAGAGGAACTAGAGCGGGTCAGAGCGCAGCAATCACAAGCGATCGCCCCAACCTCTAACCCTGCTCAATCTGTCGTCTGCGTCGAGGCGTTGAAAGCCAATGGAGCAAGCGAGGGTTGTGCATCTGGCGTAGTGGTAGGTAGTGGGCAGGTTCTAACGGCTTACCACGTCATCAATCAAGCCAACGGGCAAGCAATTCCAATTCATGCCAACGGGCAGATTTTGAAAGCGACGATCGCCCGCACTGATTCCACAAAAGATTTAGCACTGCTGCAAGTTGAGGGTCTAAGCCTGCCTGCCGTAGCGATGGGCAACAATCCCACACAAGGGCAAGCGTTGACGATCGTGGGCTTTCCTGAAGCAGCAGGAGGGCAACAGGTTTCTAAAAATACGACTGTTGATGATGCTTCGACTGAATGCGGCATTAGCATTCCTTGCATCGGTGTTGCTCCCGGAACGCTTGCCCCT